A DNA window from Helianthus annuus cultivar XRQ/B chromosome 15, HanXRQr2.0-SUNRISE, whole genome shotgun sequence contains the following coding sequences:
- the LOC110914365 gene encoding protein FAR1-RELATED SEQUENCE 5-like, with protein sequence MAKLNMGPVKAFSIMKTIFSGFEKVGSNKVDFKNYKRQINLFIGEYDAKMVVRYLHEKKQSQPNFSYNYFTDDDYRLKGLFWCDDQCKLLVAFSGLTIYVLLFFVFKYSMVFVPSTCIDNHHCVGDQPKVVLTDQDPTMKKTISVVGIRLYNSTDFKECICGVVWMDILTPEEFESCCEKVMEEFNIVDNDWLSDIFALRESWILTYYRIEFLLGHMRTTSRFESENHFFGQICNAKSTLVEFMAHYETAIEAQCHKHRKNDHESRYKCSELKSNYRVLESQASKIYTKKKISRYTN encoded by the exons ATGGCTAAGTTGAACATGGGTCCGGTTAAGGCATTTAGCATCATGAAGACTATCTTTAGTGGGTTTGAAAAGGTGGGGTCAAACAAAGTTGATTTTAAGAACTACAAGAGGCAAATTAATCTGTTTATCGGAGAATATGATGCAAAGATGGTTGTGAGATATTTGCATGAAAAGAAACAGTCCCAGCCTAATTTTTCGTATAATTACTTCACAGACGATGACTATCGGTTGAAGGGTCTGTTTTGGTGCGATGATCAATGCAAAC TCTTAGTGGCCTTTTCAGGATTAACCATTTATGTCTTACTATTTTTTGTTTTCAAATACTCTATGGTGTTTGTACCTTCTACTTGTATAGATAATCATCACT GCGTTGGTGATCAACCAAAAGTTGTATTAACTGATCAAGATCCAACAATGAAGAAGACTATATCTGTT GTTGGGATAAGGTTATATAATTCCACCGACTTCAAGGAATGTATTTGTGGTGTTGTATGGATGGATATACTTACACCTGAAGAGTTTGAATCATGCTGCGAAAAGGTTATGGAAGAGTTCAATATAGTCGATAACGACTGGTTATCTGATATTTTTGCTCTTAGGGAATCATGGATCCTTACATACTACAGGATTGAGTTTCTATTAGGTCATATGCGTACAACGTCGAGGTTCGAGAGTGAAAACCATTTCTTTGGTCAAATATGTAATGCAAAATCAACTCTTGTCGAGTTCATGGCGCATTATGAAACTGCAATAGAAGCACAGTGCCATAAGCATCGGAAAAACGACCATGAAAGTCGATACAAATGCTCTGAGCTGAAAAGTAATTATAGAGTGTTGGAGAGCCAAGCCTCTAAGatatataccaaaaaaaaaatttcaagatATACAAACTGA